In one Nitrososphaera viennensis EN76 genomic region, the following are encoded:
- a CDS encoding DNA polymerase II large subunit, whose amino-acid sequence MISEGEARLRDIRMPAYYRRYQHDILASVQKYYEHALKARRKGIDVADVVEPKIAFDLADRVAKMHNIEIAERLRALLGQTTKEKAALKIAEEIAKGEYGTGDLRTRLDNAVRVSLAVVTEGVTVAPLQGISDVTIKNNSDGSQYLSVSFAGPIRSAGGTEAALTMLIADHARKVAGLDTYKANSFDDETGRFVEELRIYEREVMGFQFKVLDEDVIKCISSLPVELDGVDTDPVDVVGHKGMRRIATDRVRGGALRVMNDGLIGRSRKLLKLVETLKLDGWQWLKELKGAIQTGDDDAAHHRMSEVITGRPVLSMVKKVGGFRLRYGRSPNTGFATVGIHPAVPALLNYAIVAGTQIKMDIPGKASTIALVDTVEPPVVRMDDGRVLAVLSVEQAEKIRTRVQKILYLGDMLISYGDFLENNAQLPPASYVEEIWALQLRAKLAAPDASSMDSSIDRDRLVQLAEHPFTITPTVDEAFEISRKLGIPLHPRHSFYFDVITVQELLYLKERLAGLPNDPELKAILEKLGVSHSVASNNNKIVLDDLSQAKSLSILLSGPAIGEGAKDAIELVTKSSGITVMPKFASSIAVRVGRPEKAAERKMKPPVHVLFPIGTKGGATRDIIKACGEESLFTQIANRYCETCRLPSLGTHCRSCGASTMLRSQCPICKGEVEEGEKCPRCNRDGRTYASMNFPLRAALQMAEKKLGVRAQEPLKGVKSLMSRDKAAEPLEKGILRQKHELHAFKDGTIRFDATNEPLTHFTPAWIGVSVDKLKELGYTRDYLGRELSSSDQLVELMMQDVIIPRDSAKHLVKAAKFIDEELEKLYEQEPFYNVDRIDDLVGHLVVGLAPHTSVGIMGRIIGFTDSQVCLGSPIWHSAKRRDCDGDADSIMLLMDAFLNFSFDFLPDKIGGLMDAPLLIQPTVLPHEVQRQAHNVDIASSYPLEFYEATWKQAKAADVASMIEIVKSRIGEETQFFGYGFTHPTAGLTTREQRSAYSTLNTMDEKLKMQFDTAKLISAVDADEVAAMVLTTHILPDIMGNMRSYSSQTFRCTNCGEKFRRMPLVGKCTECGNGLTQTVTRGAVEKYLGIATGFCQEYKINEYLKSRVESISAELKLIFQEEKKVQSSLTEFMA is encoded by the coding sequence ATGATCTCCGAAGGCGAGGCCCGGCTCAGGGACATCAGGATGCCGGCGTATTACCGGCGGTACCAGCACGACATTCTGGCAAGTGTGCAGAAATACTACGAGCACGCGCTAAAGGCCCGGCGCAAAGGAATAGACGTCGCCGACGTCGTGGAGCCCAAGATAGCGTTTGACCTAGCAGACAGGGTCGCCAAGATGCACAACATCGAAATCGCAGAGCGTTTGCGCGCGCTCCTCGGCCAGACCACTAAGGAAAAGGCCGCGCTAAAGATAGCGGAAGAGATCGCCAAGGGCGAATATGGCACGGGCGACCTGCGCACGCGGCTTGACAACGCAGTCAGGGTCTCGCTTGCCGTGGTGACAGAGGGTGTGACGGTCGCCCCGCTGCAGGGAATATCCGACGTCACGATAAAGAACAACTCTGACGGCTCGCAGTACCTGTCGGTGTCTTTTGCAGGGCCGATCCGCTCCGCGGGCGGCACGGAAGCCGCTCTTACCATGCTGATCGCGGACCATGCGCGCAAGGTCGCCGGCCTTGACACGTACAAGGCAAATTCGTTTGACGACGAAACCGGCCGGTTCGTAGAGGAGCTCAGGATCTATGAAAGGGAGGTCATGGGTTTCCAGTTCAAGGTGCTCGACGAGGACGTCATAAAATGCATCTCAAGCCTGCCGGTGGAGCTCGACGGCGTCGACACCGACCCCGTGGACGTCGTGGGACACAAGGGCATGAGGAGGATAGCTACAGACAGGGTGCGTGGGGGCGCGCTGAGGGTGATGAATGACGGGCTCATCGGCAGGAGCCGCAAGCTGCTAAAACTTGTCGAGACATTAAAGCTGGACGGCTGGCAGTGGCTCAAGGAATTAAAGGGCGCTATTCAGACCGGCGACGACGACGCGGCGCACCACAGGATGTCCGAAGTCATCACCGGCAGGCCGGTGCTTTCAATGGTGAAAAAGGTGGGAGGGTTCCGCCTGCGCTACGGCCGGTCGCCCAACACCGGCTTTGCGACGGTGGGGATACACCCTGCAGTGCCGGCGCTCTTGAACTATGCCATTGTCGCCGGCACGCAGATCAAGATGGACATACCCGGCAAGGCGTCGACAATAGCGCTTGTCGACACTGTCGAGCCGCCGGTGGTAAGGATGGACGACGGCCGCGTGCTTGCCGTGCTTTCGGTAGAGCAGGCCGAAAAGATCCGGACAAGGGTGCAAAAGATCCTGTACCTTGGCGACATGCTGATAAGCTACGGCGATTTTCTTGAAAACAACGCGCAGCTCCCACCTGCAAGCTATGTGGAGGAGATATGGGCGCTCCAGCTGCGGGCAAAACTCGCAGCTCCCGATGCTTCTTCAATGGACAGCAGCATTGACCGCGATAGGCTGGTACAGCTGGCCGAGCATCCTTTTACAATAACACCGACTGTTGACGAAGCATTTGAGATAAGCAGGAAACTCGGCATCCCTCTTCATCCGCGCCACTCGTTCTACTTTGACGTTATCACTGTACAGGAACTGCTCTACCTGAAGGAGAGGCTGGCAGGACTGCCAAACGACCCTGAACTCAAGGCAATCCTTGAAAAGCTGGGCGTGAGCCACTCTGTTGCTTCAAATAATAATAAAATAGTGCTCGACGACTTGAGCCAGGCAAAATCGCTTTCCATTCTGCTGTCTGGGCCGGCGATAGGGGAAGGAGCCAAGGACGCAATCGAACTTGTGACAAAATCGTCCGGCATCACCGTGATGCCCAAGTTTGCGTCGTCCATAGCAGTCAGGGTGGGCAGGCCGGAAAAGGCCGCCGAGCGCAAGATGAAGCCTCCCGTGCACGTGCTGTTTCCAATCGGAACCAAGGGCGGCGCGACGCGGGACATCATCAAGGCCTGCGGCGAAGAGTCGCTCTTTACGCAGATTGCAAACCGCTACTGCGAAACCTGCCGTTTGCCGTCGCTTGGCACCCACTGCCGCTCTTGCGGCGCGTCGACGATGCTCCGCAGCCAGTGCCCTATTTGCAAGGGCGAGGTGGAGGAGGGCGAAAAATGCCCGCGCTGCAACAGGGACGGCAGGACCTATGCGTCGATGAACTTTCCACTCAGGGCAGCGCTCCAGATGGCCGAGAAAAAGCTGGGCGTCAGGGCGCAAGAGCCGCTAAAGGGCGTGAAATCCCTCATGAGCCGTGACAAGGCCGCCGAGCCCCTGGAAAAGGGAATCCTTCGCCAAAAGCACGAGCTGCACGCCTTCAAGGACGGCACCATACGCTTTGACGCGACAAACGAGCCGCTGACGCACTTTACCCCGGCGTGGATTGGAGTCAGCGTCGACAAGCTGAAAGAACTGGGTTACACCCGCGATTACCTCGGCCGCGAGCTGTCATCATCTGACCAGCTGGTGGAGCTGATGATGCAGGACGTCATCATCCCCCGCGACTCTGCCAAGCACCTTGTCAAGGCGGCAAAATTCATCGACGAAGAGCTGGAAAAGCTGTACGAGCAAGAGCCGTTCTACAACGTCGACCGTATAGACGATCTTGTGGGCCACCTGGTGGTGGGCCTTGCGCCCCATACGTCGGTCGGCATCATGGGCAGGATAATAGGCTTTACCGATTCGCAGGTGTGCCTCGGCTCGCCGATATGGCACTCGGCCAAGCGCCGCGACTGCGACGGCGACGCCGACTCGATAATGCTGCTCATGGACGCCTTTCTGAATTTCTCGTTTGACTTTTTGCCGGACAAGATAGGCGGGCTCATGGACGCGCCGCTTTTGATCCAGCCTACCGTCCTTCCCCACGAGGTGCAGCGACAGGCCCACAACGTCGACATCGCCTCCTCGTACCCGCTGGAATTCTATGAGGCGACGTGGAAGCAGGCCAAGGCGGCAGACGTGGCAAGCATGATAGAGATAGTGAAGAGCAGGATTGGAGAGGAGACGCAGTTTTTCGGCTACGGCTTTACCCATCCCACCGCCGGGCTGACGACAAGGGAGCAGAGGAGCGCCTATTCGACATTGAACACGATGGACGAGAAGCTAAAGATGCAGTTTGACACCGCAAAACTCATCAGCGCGGTGGACGCCGACGAGGTCGCCGCCATGGTGCTGACCACGCACATACTGCCGGACATCATGGGCAACATGCGCTCGTACTCTTCGCAGACGTTCCGGTGCACAAACTGCGGCGAGAAATTCCGCAGGATGCCGCTTGTGGGCAAGTGCACGGAATGCGGAAACGGCCTGACGCAGACGGTGACAAGAGGGGCGGTGGAAAAGTACCTCGGGATTGCGACCGGCTTTTGCCAGGAATACAAGATAAACGAGTACCTGAAGAGCAGGGTGGAGTCGATATCGGCAGAGCTGAAGCTGATATTCCAGGAAGAAAAGAAGGTGCAGTCGAGCCTGACCGAGTTTATGGCGTAA
- a CDS encoding ThiF family adenylyltransferase yields MAKVEFTVPSVLNKGQGEKKLPIDASDLQDAFNKVSEQMGDDFKRRVFDHNGKPRSLINIYVNGKNMRFSGGMTTALKDGDNVYILPAVAGGAELTSEELQRYSRQVMLEEIGFEGMEKLRAAKVCVVGAGGIGNPVVTQLVAMGVGKLRIVDRDVIEITNLHRQHLYTEEDIGRVKVEAAADRLRKMNPGVEIEPVPTSVTKYTAESVVKGFDLVIDALDSVDARYALNDACIKHNIPLIYAGAIGMLGSVTTIIPNKTACLRCLFPALNEDEMPACSTEGVHPSILYLVGGIQVSEAVKIITGQQPTLVNKLMYVDLNELSFEKVQIARQDECPACGTARTINGQQVTAKELIIEELCGRDRGKRTWTITPANPVPVNLGGISKTAETLGYQVRTRGTLGITATNASRMSVSFLSSGAATIVGAKDEEEAVAVYNNFIKNG; encoded by the coding sequence ATGGCAAAAGTGGAATTTACAGTCCCGTCGGTATTGAACAAGGGCCAGGGAGAGAAAAAGCTCCCCATAGACGCTTCGGATCTCCAGGACGCCTTTAACAAGGTGTCGGAGCAGATGGGCGACGATTTCAAGCGCCGCGTGTTTGACCACAACGGCAAGCCCCGCTCGCTCATCAACATCTACGTGAACGGCAAGAACATGCGCTTTTCAGGCGGCATGACGACTGCGCTCAAGGACGGCGACAACGTCTACATACTGCCGGCGGTTGCCGGTGGCGCCGAGCTGACAAGCGAGGAACTGCAGCGCTACTCTAGGCAGGTGATGCTTGAAGAAATAGGCTTTGAGGGAATGGAAAAGCTCCGCGCTGCCAAGGTGTGCGTGGTCGGCGCAGGCGGGATCGGAAACCCTGTGGTGACGCAACTGGTGGCAATGGGCGTCGGCAAGCTCCGCATAGTCGACAGGGACGTCATTGAAATCACGAACCTGCACAGGCAGCACCTTTACACAGAAGAGGACATCGGCAGGGTAAAGGTCGAAGCTGCTGCTGATCGCTTGCGCAAGATGAACCCCGGCGTGGAAATCGAGCCGGTGCCCACGTCGGTGACGAAATACACCGCAGAAAGCGTCGTCAAGGGCTTTGACCTTGTCATAGACGCGCTCGACAGCGTCGATGCACGCTATGCGCTAAACGACGCGTGCATCAAGCACAACATCCCGCTCATCTACGCGGGCGCGATTGGGATGCTCGGCTCTGTAACCACAATAATCCCGAACAAGACTGCGTGCCTGAGATGCCTGTTCCCGGCGCTCAACGAGGACGAGATGCCGGCGTGCAGCACGGAAGGCGTACACCCGTCGATACTGTACCTCGTAGGCGGCATACAGGTGTCAGAGGCGGTGAAGATAATCACGGGCCAGCAGCCGACGCTTGTCAACAAGCTGATGTACGTCGACCTCAACGAGCTGTCGTTTGAAAAGGTCCAGATCGCAAGGCAGGACGAGTGCCCGGCCTGCGGCACGGCAAGGACGATAAACGGCCAGCAGGTAACCGCAAAGGAGCTGATAATAGAAGAGCTGTGCGGCAGGGACCGTGGCAAGAGGACGTGGACCATAACGCCGGCAAACCCAGTGCCAGTCAACCTTGGTGGCATCAGCAAGACGGCCGAGACGCTCGGCTACCAGGTCAGGACGCGGGGCACGCTTGGCATCACGGCGACAAACGCGAGCAGGATGTCGGTGAGCTTTTTGTCGAGCGGCGCGGCGACCATAGTAGGCGCAAAAGACGAAGAAGAAGCGGTAGCTGTTTACAATAATTTCATAAAAAATGGCTAG
- a CDS encoding threonine synthase, with the protein MGSIKSLRCRECGKEYEPQFRYVCEECFGPLDVTYREASINRHTFDLREKTYWRYFELLPITDKANVVSLNAGLTPLQHADKLGERLGLKNLYIKNDSVNPTFSFKDRPAGVAVSRAKETKLKAVGCASTGNLASATAAHAAKAGLPCYIFAPSDIEHVKIAQALSYGAEFVAVEGTYDDANRVASIIGDSKGYGIVNINMRPYYVEGSKTLAYEVAEQLGWEVPDRLIIPVGSGAMLNAICKGFEELHALGLVGSVKNLKIVAAQPHGCAPVVDAFKRNSDEVIPVERPETIAKSLAIGDPGDGIYVLKRLKQYGGLAEEVGDEEIRDGIMMLAQSEGIFTEPAGGVSVGVLKKLVDEGNIDKDEKVVCYVTGNGLKATEAIIGVLPKLTAVKPDAAAVSAMIG; encoded by the coding sequence ATGGGAAGTATCAAGTCATTAAGGTGCAGAGAATGCGGCAAGGAATACGAGCCGCAGTTCCGGTACGTTTGTGAAGAGTGTTTCGGCCCCCTGGACGTGACGTACAGGGAGGCGTCGATAAACAGGCACACGTTTGACCTTAGGGAAAAGACCTACTGGCGCTATTTCGAGCTCCTCCCCATCACGGACAAGGCAAACGTTGTCAGCCTCAACGCAGGATTGACGCCGCTCCAGCACGCAGACAAGCTGGGCGAGCGACTGGGATTGAAGAACCTTTACATCAAGAACGACTCGGTCAACCCGACGTTTTCGTTCAAGGACAGGCCCGCCGGCGTCGCGGTGTCAAGGGCCAAGGAGACGAAACTAAAGGCGGTAGGATGTGCGTCGACGGGCAACCTTGCTTCCGCCACCGCCGCGCATGCTGCAAAGGCAGGCCTTCCCTGCTACATCTTTGCGCCCTCTGACATCGAGCACGTCAAGATAGCGCAGGCGCTTTCGTACGGCGCCGAGTTTGTCGCCGTAGAGGGCACGTACGACGACGCAAACAGGGTCGCCTCGATAATCGGCGACTCCAAGGGTTACGGCATCGTCAACATCAACATGAGGCCCTACTACGTGGAAGGGTCAAAGACGCTTGCGTACGAAGTCGCCGAGCAGCTTGGATGGGAGGTGCCTGACAGGCTGATAATCCCTGTCGGCTCGGGCGCGATGCTCAACGCGATTTGCAAGGGCTTTGAAGAGCTGCACGCGCTCGGTCTTGTCGGCAGCGTCAAGAACCTCAAGATAGTGGCGGCGCAGCCGCACGGGTGCGCGCCGGTGGTCGACGCGTTCAAGCGCAACTCTGACGAGGTTATCCCGGTGGAAAGGCCTGAGACGATAGCCAAGAGCCTCGCAATCGGCGACCCGGGCGACGGCATTTACGTGCTAAAGAGGTTGAAGCAGTACGGCGGCCTTGCGGAGGAAGTAGGCGACGAGGAGATAAGGGACGGCATCATGATGCTTGCGCAGTCAGAAGGCATATTCACAGAGCCGGCCGGCGGGGTTTCAGTGGGCGTGCTGAAAAAGCTGGTGGACGAAGGCAACATAGACAAGGACGAAAAGGTAGTCTGCTACGTCACCGGCAACGGGTTAAAGGCCACAGAAGCAATTATAGGGGTGCTGCCGAAACTTACCGCTGTCAAGCCGGACGCAGCCGCTGTCTCGGCGATGATCGGGTGA
- the hisI gene encoding phosphoribosyl-AMP cyclohydrolase: protein MNVKSAGDVDFAKRGGVIPVIVQDRRTKDVLTLVYANKEALENTIRTGNAWFWSTSRNKLWMKGEESGNVQPVHEILVDCDSDALLYIVDSEKPMCHTGERTCFHNVLK from the coding sequence ATGAACGTCAAGTCTGCCGGCGACGTCGACTTTGCCAAGCGCGGGGGCGTGATCCCCGTGATAGTGCAGGACCGCAGGACAAAGGACGTGCTGACGCTCGTCTACGCCAACAAAGAGGCGCTTGAAAACACGATAAGAACTGGAAACGCATGGTTCTGGAGCACGTCGAGAAACAAGCTCTGGATGAAGGGCGAAGAGTCCGGAAACGTCCAGCCGGTGCACGAAATTTTGGTAGACTGCGACTCGGACGCGCTGCTGTACATCGTGGATTCAGAGAAGCCGATGTGCCACACTGGCGAGCGCACCTGCTTCCACAATGTGCTGAAATAG